GCGGAGCGCGTATTCCAGTTCCTGCACGCGATACGCCGGGTTGATGTTCACCAGCACCGCGCCGATCTTGGCGGTCGCGAACTGGACCACCACCCACGCGAGGCAGTTTGTGGACCACATGCCGACGCGGTCTCCCTTCTCGACGCCGAGCGCCATCAAAGCCCGCGCGCAGCGGTCCGACTCTTCGCGCAAAGCCGCGTAAGTCAGGCGGCGGTTTTCGAAAGTCGAGACCAGCGCTTCGTTCCCGCCAAATTCGGCGGCAATTTCATCCAGGCCATCGCCGATGGTTTTCCCGATCAGCGGCGTGGTGGACACGCCCTGGATGTAACTCAAGTGCATAGCGGCGCTGAGTGAGGAAGATAGTCGATCTGCCCCGGCTGTGAACCACAATTCGTCCACCACGAACCTGGTATACCTGGTAGGGACGGATTCCACTCCCTCCCTGCTGGCGTATGTAGTCCCGGCTTTAGCCGGTCGGGAGCGTCGGAGCCGCCTGAAGGCGGAACTACAAACCAACGTCGATTCACCGATTCATGGAGAGCTTCCTTGGCCTCAGAACCATGCCCACCGCCCACGAACCGAGAACTGCGCGCTCACCATTTAACCGCTTTAGCTCATTTAACGATTTAACGTTGTAACGACTTTGGTTGCGGCTTTGCCGGCTTTGGTCCCGTTGGGTTCATCTGCGGTTTTTTAGAATAAATACGGCTACGGCAATTCGCGGATGTGAATCTCTTTGAACTCGATCGGCGCGCCTTCGGATTCCAGGCAAAGATAACCAGTCGCCGGTTTGATGTTCGTGCCGCCGGAGACTTCCTCGCCATTGACCCACAATCGGACTTCGCCGTTGACCGCGCGCACGTAGTAATGGTTCCACTCGCCCACGCCCTTGCTGAGGTTCTTTCGCGGAAAACTCCGCTGGCCGTTCGGCGACACCGGCGGGAACGGCTCCATTTTTGTGGACCCCGTCGGGAACACATCGCCGTTGGTCGTGAACCAGTCCGCCTTCCGGTTTCCGGTTTTCTCGTATTGCTCCTTGTAGCCATGATCAAGGACCTGCACTTCGACGCCGGTGGGCAGCCTGCCTTTGCCTTTGCCCTCCGCGAGCGTCTGGATCGATTCCGGCGTGGCCCAGACAAAAATCCCGGAGTTGCCGCCGGATCGCAGATGTCGCCACTGGGCGACCAACTCGAAGTTGGTGTGGAGTTTCTTGGTGCGGATGACCCCGACCGGTTTGCCCGTGCAACGGATGAGTCCGTTCGTCCACGTCCACGTGTCCGGGTCGCAATTGACGTTGACGAAATGTTCCTGAGTCAGCGCGTACCAACCCGGCCCGGCGCCGTCGAGGAACGCTTTGGGAAGCGCGGCCGCTTCCTGCGCCAGGGTGGGAGGCGCGGCCACGAAACACGCGCCCACGACGAGAACGGCGGCCAACACGCCTCCAGGCCAACTTTGAGTTTTGAAACGCTTCGCCCCATTTAACCGATTTAACGATTCAACCTCTTTAACATTGTAACGAGTTCGTGTTTGAACAGCCGGATTCGTGTTCATATGCGATGGATGATTTTTCAGTGATGAAACCTAACGAAAACCGCCTCGCACGTCGAAATGAAAAGCGCTGTCAAAAGATTTCTTCCCTGAACATTGAACCAATTTTTGACCACGGATTTCGCGGATTTCCCGGATGAAGACGCAATCTGATCCGTGAGATTGACGGGTAGAAGACTACGAGGCCGAACAATAGAGGCAGACAACGCGGGAGGGAGAATCTTCAGGATCGCTCGGTTCTGGCGTTCAGCAGATTCATGCGAAAATCGCTCGTTTCAAAAAGCAAGTTCTTGAGCCTGGTGCTGCGGCACGATCCCGGGGTGACCGGACTCGCCCTCGATGGGAATGGATGGGCGGACGTCGATGAACTGCTGTCCAGGGCATCGGCTCACGGCACGCCGATTACTCCGGCGGAGCTGGCCGAGATCGTGGAGACCAATGAGAAGAAGCGTTTCGATCTGGACGTTTGGCGGAAACGAATTCGCGCGAACCAGGGCCATTCGCTCGACGTCGATCTGGA
The DNA window shown above is from Verrucomicrobiota bacterium and carries:
- a CDS encoding AMP-binding protein encodes the protein MHLSYIQGVSTTPLIGKTIGDGLDEIAAEFGGNEALVSTFENRRLTYAALREESDRCARALMALGVEKGDRVGMWSTNCLAWVVVQFATAKIGAVLVNINPAYRVQELEYALRQSECNYLISGERFKDADYTQSVSENSAGSCFRAKGRMARRDEGEYPPWIFD
- a CDS encoding DUF1080 domain-containing protein, whose protein sequence is MNTNPAVQTRTRYNVKEVESLNRLNGAKRFKTQSWPGGVLAAVLVVGACFVAAPPTLAQEAAALPKAFLDGAGPGWYALTQEHFVNVNCDPDTWTWTNGLIRCTGKPVGVIRTKKLHTNFELVAQWRHLRSGGNSGIFVWATPESIQTLAEGKGKGRLPTGVEVQVLDHGYKEQYEKTGNRKADWFTTNGDVFPTGSTKMEPFPPVSPNGQRSFPRKNLSKGVGEWNHYYVRAVNGEVRLWVNGEEVSGGTNIKPATGYLCLESEGAPIEFKEIHIRELP